The proteins below come from a single Aegilops tauschii subsp. strangulata cultivar AL8/78 chromosome 6, Aet v6.0, whole genome shotgun sequence genomic window:
- the LOC109774855 gene encoding probable cinnamyl alcohol dehydrogenase 5 isoform X1: MGVAVVGAKARSHHKAAMRNVTVSDPQIWIRTPHSAREGTSERPVATPVVAHTAREEGHNHRNDARRRATMRTAIWAAAPASLLRESVHRPHHKALNHGRKSDDTTSTSSPVSESGGTGDDDVVIKILYCGICHSDLHSIKNEWKNGRYPMVPGHEIAGEVAEVGKNVTKFKTGDRVGVGCMVNSCQSCESCNKGFENHCPGIIPTYNLVDLDGTITYGGYSSMVVVHERFVVRFPDTIPLDKGAPLLCAGITVYSPMKYHGLNVPGMHLGVLGLGGLGHVAVKFGKAFGMKVTVISSSPGKKQEALERLGADAFIVSKSADEMKAAMSSMDGIINTVSANIPMAPLLRLLKPNGKMILVGLPEKPMEISPFALVAANKTLAGSCIGGMRDTQEMLDLAAKHDVTADIEVIGAEYVNTAMERLAKADVRYRFVIDIGNTLDKAAPAAVAAE, from the exons ATGGGTGTCGCCGTCGTCGGCGCCAAGGCACGGAGCCACCACAAGGCCGCCATGAGGAACGTGACAGTGTCAGATCCCCAGATCTGGATCAGGACGCCGCACTCCGCGAGAGAGGGAACGTCCGAGCGACCCGTCGCAACACCTGTCGTTGCCCACACAGCTCGGGAGGAGGGCCACAACCACCGCAATGATGCCCGCCGACGAGCAACCATGCGGACCGCCATCTGGGCTGCCGCCCCGGCATCCCTGCTACGAGAAAGCGTGCACCGCCCACACCACAAGGCACTCAACCATGGTAGGAAGAGTGACGACACAACATCCACTTCTAGCCCAGTCTCCGAGTCTGG GGGCACTGGAGATGACGATGTGGTGATCAAGATTCTGTACTGCGGGATCTGCCACTCTGACCTGCACAGCATCAAGAACGAATGGAAGAACGGCAGGTACCCCATGGTCCCTGGGCATGAGATCGCCGGCGAGGTCGCTGAGGTCGGCAAGAATGTGACCAAGTTCAAGACCGGCGATCGTGTGGGAGTCGGGTGCATGGTGAACTCGTGCCAGTCCTGCGAGAGCTGCAACAAGGGATTCGAGAACCACTGCCCGGGTATAATTCCCACCTATAACTTGGTCGACCTTGATGGCACCATCACCTACGGCGGCTACTCCAGCATGGTGGTGGTGCATGAGCGGTTCGTTGTCCGGTTCCCCGACACCATTCCGCTGGACAAGGGCGCGCCGCTGCTGTGTGCCGGCATCACCGTGTATAGCCCCATGAAGTACCATGGGCTGAACGTTCCCGGGATGCACCTCGGCGTGCTGGGACTGGGCGGGCTGGGCCACGTCGCAGTCAAGTTCGGCAAGGCCTTTGGGATGAAGGTGACGGTGATCAGctcgtcgccggggaagaagcAGGAGGCCCTCGAGCGGCTAGGCGCTGATGCCTTCATTGTCAGCAAGAGCGCCGACGAGATGAAG GCTGCGATGAGTAGCATGGATGGCATCATAAACACGGTGTCTGCAAATATTCCCATGGCCCCTCTCCTGAGGCTACTGAAGCCCAACGGCAAGATGATCCTGGTTGGCCTCCCAGAGAAGCCTATGGAGATCTCTCCCTTTGCTCTGGTTGCCG CGAACAAGACCCTGGCCGGGAGCTGCATCGGCGGCATGAGGGACACCCAGGAGATGCTGGACCTGGCGGCCAAGCACGACGTGACGGCTGACATCGAGGTGATCGGCGCCGAGTACGTGAACACGGCCATGGAGCGCCTTGCCAAGGCCGACGTCAGGTATCGATTCGTCATCGACATCGGCAACACCCTCGACaaggccgcccccgccgccgtcgccgccgagtGA
- the LOC109774855 gene encoding probable cinnamyl alcohol dehydrogenase 5 isoform X2, with protein MAPTAAEQHTRKAVGLAARDASGHLSPLAITRRGTGDDDVVIKILYCGICHSDLHSIKNEWKNGRYPMVPGHEIAGEVAEVGKNVTKFKTGDRVGVGCMVNSCQSCESCNKGFENHCPGIIPTYNLVDLDGTITYGGYSSMVVVHERFVVRFPDTIPLDKGAPLLCAGITVYSPMKYHGLNVPGMHLGVLGLGGLGHVAVKFGKAFGMKVTVISSSPGKKQEALERLGADAFIVSKSADEMKAAMSSMDGIINTVSANIPMAPLLRLLKPNGKMILVGLPEKPMEISPFALVAANKTLAGSCIGGMRDTQEMLDLAAKHDVTADIEVIGAEYVNTAMERLAKADVRYRFVIDIGNTLDKAAPAAVAAE; from the exons GGGCACTGGAGATGACGATGTGGTGATCAAGATTCTGTACTGCGGGATCTGCCACTCTGACCTGCACAGCATCAAGAACGAATGGAAGAACGGCAGGTACCCCATGGTCCCTGGGCATGAGATCGCCGGCGAGGTCGCTGAGGTCGGCAAGAATGTGACCAAGTTCAAGACCGGCGATCGTGTGGGAGTCGGGTGCATGGTGAACTCGTGCCAGTCCTGCGAGAGCTGCAACAAGGGATTCGAGAACCACTGCCCGGGTATAATTCCCACCTATAACTTGGTCGACCTTGATGGCACCATCACCTACGGCGGCTACTCCAGCATGGTGGTGGTGCATGAGCGGTTCGTTGTCCGGTTCCCCGACACCATTCCGCTGGACAAGGGCGCGCCGCTGCTGTGTGCCGGCATCACCGTGTATAGCCCCATGAAGTACCATGGGCTGAACGTTCCCGGGATGCACCTCGGCGTGCTGGGACTGGGCGGGCTGGGCCACGTCGCAGTCAAGTTCGGCAAGGCCTTTGGGATGAAGGTGACGGTGATCAGctcgtcgccggggaagaagcAGGAGGCCCTCGAGCGGCTAGGCGCTGATGCCTTCATTGTCAGCAAGAGCGCCGACGAGATGAAG GCTGCGATGAGTAGCATGGATGGCATCATAAACACGGTGTCTGCAAATATTCCCATGGCCCCTCTCCTGAGGCTACTGAAGCCCAACGGCAAGATGATCCTGGTTGGCCTCCCAGAGAAGCCTATGGAGATCTCTCCCTTTGCTCTGGTTGCCG CGAACAAGACCCTGGCCGGGAGCTGCATCGGCGGCATGAGGGACACCCAGGAGATGCTGGACCTGGCGGCCAAGCACGACGTGACGGCTGACATCGAGGTGATCGGCGCCGAGTACGTGAACACGGCCATGGAGCGCCTTGCCAAGGCCGACGTCAGGTATCGATTCGTCATCGACATCGGCAACACCCTCGACaaggccgcccccgccgccgtcgccgccgagtGA